The Pseudomonas sp. R4-35-07 genome contains a region encoding:
- the mnmE gene encoding tRNA uridine-5-carboxymethylaminomethyl(34) synthesis GTPase MnmE: MSAPRETIAAVATAQGRGGVGIVRISGPLAGVAAKAISGRELKPRYAHYGPFLDVDESVLDEGLALYFPGPNSFTGEDVLELQGHGGPVVLDMLLQRCLQLGCRLARPGEFSERAFLNDKLDLAQAEAIADLIEASSAQAARNALRSLQGAFSLRVHNLTEQLISLRIYVEAAIDFPEEEIDFLADGHVLAMLDKVREELSTVLREAGQGALLRDGMTVVIAGRPNAGKSSLLNALAGREAAIVTEIAGTTRDILREHIHIDGMPLHVVDTAGLRDTDDQVEKIGVERALKAIGEADRVLLVVDATAPEAVDPFALWPEFLEQRPDPAKVTLIRNKADLTGEAIAMQTSDDGHVTISLSAKSAGDGLELLRDHLKACMGYEQTSESSFSARRRHLEALRHASAALEHGRAQLTLAGAGELLAEDLRQAQQLLGEITGAFSSDDLLGRIFSSFCIGK, encoded by the coding sequence ATGAGCGCTCCTCGTGAAACCATCGCTGCTGTCGCAACCGCTCAAGGTCGCGGCGGCGTCGGTATCGTTCGAATTTCCGGGCCGCTCGCGGGCGTGGCCGCCAAGGCGATCAGTGGGCGGGAGCTAAAGCCGCGGTATGCCCATTACGGCCCGTTTCTGGATGTGGACGAAAGCGTGCTGGATGAGGGCCTGGCGCTGTATTTCCCGGGACCCAACTCCTTTACCGGTGAAGATGTGCTGGAACTGCAGGGGCACGGCGGCCCGGTCGTATTGGATATGTTGCTGCAGCGCTGTCTGCAATTGGGCTGCCGCCTGGCCCGTCCGGGGGAGTTCAGCGAGCGCGCCTTCCTGAATGACAAACTCGACCTGGCCCAGGCCGAAGCCATTGCCGACCTGATCGAGGCCAGTTCTGCACAGGCAGCGCGCAACGCATTGCGTTCGTTGCAGGGGGCTTTTTCGTTACGTGTGCATAACTTGACTGAGCAGTTGATCAGCCTGCGCATCTATGTCGAAGCGGCCATTGATTTCCCTGAAGAGGAAATTGACTTCCTGGCCGATGGCCACGTCCTGGCGATGCTGGATAAAGTCCGCGAGGAGTTATCCACAGTGTTGCGCGAAGCCGGGCAGGGCGCATTGCTGCGTGACGGCATGACCGTGGTGATCGCGGGTCGTCCCAACGCCGGCAAATCCAGCCTGCTTAATGCGTTGGCGGGGCGCGAAGCGGCTATCGTCACCGAAATTGCCGGTACCACTCGGGATATCCTGCGCGAACATATCCACATAGATGGCATGCCGTTGCACGTGGTCGATACGGCCGGATTGCGCGATACCGACGACCAGGTGGAAAAAATCGGTGTAGAACGCGCGCTCAAAGCCATCGGCGAAGCAGATCGAGTTTTATTGGTGGTGGATGCGACGGCCCCCGAGGCTGTGGATCCTTTTGCGTTGTGGCCGGAATTCCTCGAGCAACGGCCAGACCCGGCCAAAGTCACCTTGATCCGTAACAAGGCCGACTTGACCGGTGAGGCCATTGCGATGCAAACCAGCGACGACGGCCATGTGACTATCAGCCTCAGTGCCAAATCGGCAGGGGATGGCCTGGAGTTGCTCCGTGACCATCTCAAGGCGTGCATGGGCTATGAGCAGACCTCGGAGAGCAGCTTCAGTGCACGCCGCAGGCATCTGGAGGCGCTTCGCCACGCCAGCGCGGCGTTGGAGCACGGGCGAGCACAGCTGACCCTGGCAGGGGCAGGGGAGCTGCTGGCTGAGGATTTGCGTCAGGCGCAGCAGCTGTTGGGGGAGATCACCGGCGCGTTCAGTTCCGATGATTTGCTCGGGCGAATCTTTTCCAGCTTCTGTATCGGCAAATAG
- the yidC gene encoding membrane protein insertase YidC gives MDIKRTILIVALAIVSYVMVLKWNQDYGQAALPTQNVATNQAAPAIPDTPLGNNASASADVPSANGETSAPLETPVVTNKDLIHVKTDVLDLAIDPQGGDIAQLKLPLYPRRQDHPDVPFQLFDNGGERTYLAQSGLTGTNGPDARATGRPIYSTEQKSYQLADGQNQLNVDLKFSLDGVNYIKRFSFTRGLYDLKVTYLIDNTSDKAWSGNLFAQLKRDASSDPSSSTATGTATYLGAALWTSNEPYKKVSMKDIDKGALKETVQGGWVAWLQHYFVTAWIPNKGDANLVQTRKDSQGNYIIGFTGPALTVAPGAKAETSATLYAGPKSQAVLKELSPGLELTVDYGFLWFIAQPIFWLLQHIHSIVGNWGFSIIFLTMLIKGIFFPLSAASYKSMARMRAVAPKLAALKEQHGDDRQKMSQAMMELYKKEKINPLGGCLPILVQMPVFLSLYWVLLESVEMRQAPFMLWITDLSIKDPFFILPIIMGATMFIQQRLNPTPPDPMQAKVMKMMPIIFTFFFLWFPAGLVLYWVVNNVLSISQQWYITRKIEAATKKAEA, from the coding sequence ATGGATATTAAACGCACGATCCTGATCGTCGCCCTGGCAATCGTGTCCTACGTCATGGTCCTGAAATGGAACCAAGACTATGGCCAGGCTGCCCTGCCGACTCAGAATGTTGCTACCAATCAGGCTGCGCCGGCTATTCCGGACACCCCGCTGGGTAACAATGCGTCCGCGAGTGCCGATGTTCCCAGCGCGAATGGCGAGACAAGTGCCCCGTTAGAAACGCCAGTGGTCACCAACAAAGACCTCATCCACGTGAAAACGGATGTGCTCGACCTGGCTATCGACCCGCAGGGCGGTGATATCGCACAGCTGAAGCTGCCGCTTTATCCACGTCGCCAGGACCACCCGGATGTTCCGTTCCAGCTGTTCGATAACGGCGGTGAACGTACCTATCTGGCGCAAAGCGGCCTGACCGGCACCAATGGTCCGGATGCGCGTGCTACCGGTCGTCCGATTTATTCGACCGAGCAGAAAAGCTATCAACTGGCTGATGGCCAGAACCAGCTGAACGTCGACCTGAAATTCAGCCTCGACGGCGTCAATTACATCAAGCGTTTCAGCTTTACCCGTGGTTTGTACGATCTGAAGGTCACTTACCTGATCGACAACACCAGCGACAAAGCCTGGAGCGGCAACCTGTTTGCCCAGCTCAAGCGTGACGCCAGCTCCGATCCTTCTTCCAGCACCGCCACCGGCACCGCGACTTACCTGGGCGCTGCCCTGTGGACAAGTAACGAGCCGTACAAAAAAGTGTCGATGAAAGATATCGACAAGGGCGCGCTGAAGGAAACCGTTCAAGGTGGCTGGGTAGCCTGGCTGCAGCACTACTTCGTGACCGCATGGATCCCGAACAAGGGTGATGCGAACCTGGTTCAAACCCGCAAGGACAGCCAGGGCAACTACATCATTGGCTTTACTGGCCCGGCGTTGACCGTCGCACCCGGCGCCAAGGCTGAAACCAGCGCTACCTTGTACGCTGGCCCGAAAAGCCAGGCCGTGCTGAAAGAGTTGTCCCCAGGTCTGGAACTGACTGTGGACTACGGCTTCCTCTGGTTCATTGCCCAGCCGATTTTCTGGCTGCTGCAACATATCCACAGCATTGTGGGCAACTGGGGCTTCTCGATCATTTTCCTGACCATGCTGATCAAGGGGATCTTCTTCCCGCTGTCAGCCGCCAGCTACAAGTCGATGGCGCGCATGCGTGCCGTGGCGCCGAAGCTGGCCGCGCTGAAAGAGCAGCATGGTGACGACCGGCAGAAAATGTCGCAGGCCATGATGGAGCTGTACAAGAAAGAGAAGATCAACCCGTTGGGTGGTTGCTTGCCGATTCTGGTGCAGATGCCGGTATTCCTGTCGCTTTACTGGGTACTCCTGGAAAGCGTGGAAATGCGCCAGGCGCCGTTCATGCTGTGGATAACTGACCTGTCGATCAAAGACCCGTTCTTTATCCTGCCGATCATCATGGGCGCGACCATGTTTATCCAGCAGCGCCTGAACCCGACTCCGCCGGATCCGATGCAGGCCAAGGTGATGAAAATGATGCCAATCATCTTCACCTTCTTCTTCCTGTGGTTCCCGGCAGGTTTGGTGCTGTACTGGGTAGTCAACAACGTCTTGTCGATCTCCCAACAGTGGTACATCACACGTAAAATCGAAGCGGCTACCAAAAAAGCCGAGGCGTAA